A window of Miscanthus floridulus cultivar M001 chromosome 12, ASM1932011v1, whole genome shotgun sequence genomic DNA:
TTCATCTTAGGACTGTATTGGTGCCATTGATGGCACCCATGTGTTGGCAGGGTGCCTAGGCACATACAGGGGCCCTTCAGGGGTAGGAAAGGCAGCTGTACACAAAATGTGATGGCAGCTATTGATTTTGATCTCAAATTCACATATGTTCTAGCTAGGTGGAAGGGGTCTGCTCATGACGCTTTAgttctagctgatgctatagagAGGGATGGGGGGCTGAGTGTTCCTGAAGGTAACATCATTACCCATATATGCATATTTCATCTTAAACCATAAAATTCTGTCTTGTAAGCCAATCCATCACTCTCCTTGTAGGGAAATTCTATCTAGTGGATGCTGGTTATGCTTGTAGACCTGGGTTCCTGCCTCCTTATAGGGTTGTGAGGTATCACCTATCTGAGTATGGTCCTAGGCATAACCCTATAAATGCCAAGGAGCTGTACAACCCGAGGCACAACCCCCTTAGAGTGACCATTGAGAGGGGCCTTTGGTGCTCTCAAGAACTGCTTTCGAATCCTAGATAACAAGCCATTTCATAAGTTCAATACACAAGTGAAGCTGGTTTAGGCTTGCTGCATCCTGCATAATTGAATCCTGGGGTTTGGGGTTGATGAAGTAGTACCAACTGAAGCAGAGTGTGTTGCAAACCCTGCTTCTTCTTCCACTGGTCCAGCTATCAATGCTTTGCAGACATAAGAGGTGCCTACAATGGCATCAGTTGGGGATATAATCTCTAATGCCATGTGGGATTCTAGGGGGGCTCATAGGACCTTGCTGTGCATTTCATGTCCTGATAATTAATGTAATAAGATAAGGCTGCCTTGTATGGAACTAATGTTGCTTTGTTGGACTTATGTAATATTTCTTTTGTGGACACCAACTGAGACCAATTATTTTATGTTCCAGATCTGTTGTTCTCCTGCTATTCCATATTATGTGCTTGGTTCATGACAAGTGTGTTGTACATGGAACTTAGATGGCTGGGAatggtgctggtggtggtgctgggTTTGTCAATGCATCTGCAATGCTACATGGTGGGTCTGTCTTTGCCCCAGCtcctgctggtgctggtgctcctGCTGCTGAAGGCTTGGGATGGACGTGTCTCACGCTTCCATGGCTGTCATGAGCTTGGTTCTTTTGACTTTGATGGCTTTCTTGCTGTTGTCCCGATTCTATTCTTTAAGGCcgatgatgacacaatcttgTATTTAGGTGGCACTGCTTATGCTCAGTTGTATGTGTTTCTCATGGCTGTCATTAAACCATGAGATACGCCCATACCCAAGCAACAACCCCTACTATTCTTTGTTGATGGCTTGGGTTGGATGTCTCTCATGCTTCCATGGCTGTCATGAACTTGGTTTTCTACTGTCTACATTTGGCTTCTCCAGGCAAACAAACATGCCCTCCTCTATTTTGTTCTATTTGATACTTCAGCAGTGCCATCAGTGACCGTTATCAGAATGTATTGAATCATGATCAAGTCTGAGGCCACATACCTTTTTTTTTGCCTATGATGCAATAGATGAATAGCCGAGGCATTTCAACAGTTGTCTGTGATGTCTACTGCACCTTTACCATGTGTATTCCAACGATTTGTTTCTTGAGTTTATCTACAACTACCTTCACTGCACCTAGACAGCCTCATTGAACAAATTGGTGGCTTGCACATGAACCAATTTTGACTGAGGCCTTGCTGCTTGTTAACTGCAGAACAATATGTGCTTGGTATGTTGTTTTCAAGGTCTACACCAGTTGGGCTAAGTGCAGTAAGTATGCATTGGGGTATCGTGGAGCTGTGCATAAGAAATACAGCTCTTATGAGGAAGCAATGACGGCTTTCAACTCAACAATCAACTCAATCTCTACTTCTAACCCTACATCAACACCCACTACTAACAGTTGCAAAACTGTGGTGATTTTTTTCCTTTGTGCTCTGCTGTGTGCCATGTGGATCAAGCTGAAGAAGTGCAATGGCTGTAACTTTTAGTTAGTAATTGTAATCTCTAATTTATAATGTTGTAATGACACTACTAATTGTGCTCTTATCTAGTAAACTATGATCTATTTAGCTTCATTGTCCATTCATAATTGTGCTCTGGTACCTGCTCTTCTCATGTGTGTTTGCGGTTGCTGTCTGGTGCAGACGATTGCACATAGTACTGGCGGATGCTGTCCAGCAAACAAACATCGAACTAGACAGTTGAGAGGTAGTTGGAATTTCTGCACAATCTCCCAGTAGCCAGACCCAGTTGGAAAAGGACACCAAACAAACTACATTGCAACAGTTGAGCCTGCGTCCCTGGAACCAAACTCAGCTGGTCTAACCAGGCTCCCCGCATCCAGGCAAACCTCAGCCTCCGACCAAAAGGGTCAAGTGGAGACCCAGTGTCAATGTAACGGGAGGATATTTTTAGCCCCCTTGCCATTTTCCTTCTCATCCGCTACCTCTCGGTTTCGCTGGTCGGCGGCAACCCCTTGAACCCGACTCGCCCGCCGCGGGACGTCGCCAAGCCCCCTTCCCCTGCTCGCCTCTATTGGAACACCTGCTTGCTGTTTTTCTCTCCGTTCACCTCGCCTGTTCCGACCGCCGCCGCCTTATTCCCAGGCCCCAGCTGCCCAGGTCTCTAGGACCCtttgccggcgacgagcacccaccacaCCAGGTATGCCCGCCCCACTCTCTTCCATTCCTTCTGTGCAAAACTGAGCATCCCGAACCCTGATTTAAGCTAATTTATAagctatttgtattcggatctgatggAATCACGAGTGTAATGTATGCCTGTATTGTGCCTACTAACTTCGTTCTCTCACCCATGTCCTTTATTGTGTCCGCCCCTGCCTGAAGTAGGTAGGTAGACCTGCGCCAATGCACTGACCACACGGGGGATACATTCTTCGGCGATGGCAATGGAGATTGTGAACAGTAGGCTTCATTACCGTCTCAGCATTTTAGTAGTTATGGCAGTTGAAATCGTGTATTGCCACCTTCTTACATTTACCTTTTGATCCTTGATTTAGGTGTTTCCTTCAGCTCCATTGGCGTCGGCAGAATTATAATAAACAAGACAGTGATGGTAGCGCTTTGCAGTTAGTTTCGTTCAGTTATGAATGCGTTACTTGAACACACAAAGGAGAAGCAGCCTGAAACTGCATGTAGGTTAGGACATTTAACACAAAGTGTGGCATACAATCTTTCTAGGTGATTGAAAGGGAAGCTATTCCATTTATTTTTGTGTAGTTCGTTACAGTGAAATACTTTGTCAATATCTGTCATATGCAGTTTGACGTCAGTAGTATGCCCATGTTCTTCCTTAGTTTTTACTATGGTCTATGGGGTCTCGTCAAGGATCGGCTAACAAGATAAACAGCTCGTGCAGTTACGTAGCCAATTTACATTGTGTTTCCATGCTTGTTGCAGTGTCATTTTGACAATGACACATGGGATTTTGCTTTTTGTGATATGAGTTCCTCATTCAGCTTGCACTAATTATGACTACTATGCAAGCAGATAATATTCAAAAATAATTTGTCGATCTCTCAGTCTTTTTTTTTTAGAGTTCAAGGGCAGAGCCCCAATCTTTATATTTCAAAGACCACCATATAAGCGTTCATACAATGTGCCTCATCGATCTCTCAGAGTTTTTGGGGTTTTGTGGAATGGTCTCAATATATATATTTTACACTTGTCCTTTTTTGTTTACATGTTCAGGTAGGATCCCAACCACACCGGATTGGCTGGAAGCTAAGAAGGACTTGTTGCGAGTACTCTCCTGGTACTTCTAGAAAGAAGCAGGAACCACAGAACGTCGATCTTCCAGAATTACatccaaaaaacaaaaagaaacccTTTCCTGTTCCAATTAAAAAGATGTTGCAAGCTTCTCGGCGAGATAAGAGGCTTGCACAAATGCATATAGAGAAGCCTCTTGAACCCCCAAAGAATGGTTTGCTTGTGCCAGAGCTTGTTCCGGTTGCTCATGAAGTCCTTGATAACTGGAAAGTGCTCATCAGAGGGCTCTCTCAACTTCTGAATGTTGTTACAGTTTATGGCTGCAGGTAACTAAAAAAATGCTTCAGTATATCAGCAGCTGTTATTACAAGCAGTAGTATCATGgtggtgtgtgcgtgtgtgtgtgtatgcATCATGCTTGTAGGTGCCAAAAAGAAGAGCAGTATTATCTGAACACACTCTTACACAGGCATGCATGAAATCAGCATTGTCTGCAAGGATTTGCCAAGTATCCTGAACTTTTGTTGGTGGCTGGTGATTTTGCAGAAAGTGCCCTCAAGTCCATGTTGGTCCAGTTGGCCACCAGATCCAAGACTGCTACGGTTCAGGAAGCCAGTGTCGGAACAGTCATCACTCTTGGGCCAGAGGTTCCATCAATGATGTCCTCATCCCAATCGAGTCTTACCATCTTTTTGACCCATTTGGACGGAGAGTGAAGCATGATACCAGGTTTGATTATGACAGGATTCCAGCAATTGTTGAGCTATGCATTCAGGCTGGTGTCGACTTACCACAATATCCCTCGAGGCGACGGACTGCTCCTGTCCGGATGATAGGCAAGAAGGTGATTGACCGCGGTGAGTTTGTTGATGAGCCTAAGCCACACCGGTCAGAAGACTATGTATCTCTACTTGCTGAGCTCGACACATTCAGCAACCAACAAGGCCAGTCACCTTCACCATCAAATGTGCAAGAGCTCGCCGAGAGGACACTGAGAGCATACCTCAATGTCAGGCGAGGCGTCGAGCAGCTGATGAGCAAGTACACTGTGAAAGCATGTGGGTACTGCTCTGAGGTCCATGTCGGTCCATGGGGCCACAATGTGAAGCTCTGCGGGGCTTTCAAGCACCAGTGGCGGGATGGCAAGCATGGGTGGCAGGACGCGGTGGTTGATGAGGTCATCCCTCCCAACTACGTGTGGCATGTCCCTGACCCCAGTGGCCCTCCTCTCAGATCCTCTCTCAGGAGTTTCTATGGCAAAGCTCCAGCTGTTGTAGAACTGTGTGTGCAGGCGGGGGCTGAAATACCTGACGAGTATCGACCCATGATGAGGACTGACATTGTCATCCCAGATTCTGAGGAAGCTCGGATGGCTGCATAACAACAATGTTCTACGCTTGTACTTCTACCCTGCACCCTGCAGTTCCTACTTCTACCCTACAATTCTTGTCCAGAGTACAGATTCCAACCAAAGGTGCCACTTTCCAGGCATGCTGTGATGGTGGGGCTCTTAGCCCTGTGGTATTGCTCAGGGAGCAGCAGATGCATAGTTTGTATAATATAAGTAGCATAGCTAAATCATGATCCATCGGAATTTAAAACTGAGTTGAAGATCTGGTTTAAGTATTCGTTGAAAGGTGATCCCCGAATATCCTGTATTCCTTACCAACGCCTTTTCAGCGATTCCATTCAATTCATCTCTCTTATGAACCAGTGGACTTCTACTTTTGCAGGTTTAACGCATGAACCAAGGACGCGCAATGACAAGCCAGCCTGAAAGTGAAAAGGGATGGTCTCTGCAACATGTATAATGCCCATCCCATCTTGTTTATTGGCCGCAGCTGCTTTATTCCTACCGACTGTGAGGCACTTAGAATGCTCAGGCATCACCATACAGATGGGCTTCCGCTTTCTCCATCGGTACAATTGTGAGCTAATGCTTTGGATTAAACTAATTAGAGTGGTTTGTTCGGGTATTTGTGCGCCTGGCTGTAGTTAATCATGGACTAAAAGCCTGTCCTATGCACTTGTGCCCGTCCCCAGATCGACACTTTGGGGGTATGGCTACATGTATAGTCCTACCAGATCGTCAGCATATTGCGTTCCCCTTTTTGCTGTATAGTAGTACTTTGTAACATGCATGCGGAGGCTACTTATTCAGTGCCGTTCGCTAATTGTGCTTATGAAATGTTTTGAGCTGTATATGGAATGGATGGTGATAAATGAGCCATAGACGAAAGATGCATCCATGTGTGGTCAGTTGTATGATGAACTGCAGAGAGATCCTACAGCTTAGAGCATTTGCAATGGCAACTTATATGACAAGCTTGTCAGCTTGCATTTGAACTTCATTGCTTCAGAATCTGTGCAAGTTCCATTTTAAAAGAACATGTAGGAATTCATAATAGGAACCTTCATGTTGCATTATTAGTTTGTACGAAATGGATGATAG
This region includes:
- the LOC136496844 gene encoding APO protein 1, chloroplastic-like isoform X1, giving the protein MAMEIVNSVSFSSIGVGRIIINKTVMVGSQPHRIGWKLRRTCCEYSPGTSRKKQEPQNVDLPELHPKNKKKPFPVPIKKMLQASRRDKRLAQMHIEKPLEPPKNGLLVPELVPVAHEVLDNWKVLIRGLSQLLNVVTVYGCRKCPQVHVGPVGHQIQDCYGSGSQCRNSHHSWARGSINDVLIPIESYHLFDPFGRRVKHDTRFDYDRIPAIVELCIQAGVDLPQYPSRRRTAPVRMIGKKVIDRGEFVDEPKPHRSEDYVSLLAELDTFSNQQGQSPSPSNVQELAERTLRAYLNVRRGVEQLMSKYTVKACGYCSEVHVGPWGHNVKLCGAFKHQWRDGKHGWQDAVVDEVIPPNYVWHVPDPSGPPLRSSLRSFYGKAPAVVELCVQAGAEIPDEYRPMMRTDIVIPDSEEARMAA
- the LOC136496844 gene encoding APO protein 1, chloroplastic-like isoform X2, giving the protein MRYLNTQRRSSLKLHVGSQPHRIGWKLRRTCCEYSPGTSRKKQEPQNVDLPELHPKNKKKPFPVPIKKMLQASRRDKRLAQMHIEKPLEPPKNGLLVPELVPVAHEVLDNWKVLIRGLSQLLNVVTVYGCRKCPQVHVGPVGHQIQDCYGSGSQCRNSHHSWARGSINDVLIPIESYHLFDPFGRRVKHDTRFDYDRIPAIVELCIQAGVDLPQYPSRRRTAPVRMIGKKVIDRGEFVDEPKPHRSEDYVSLLAELDTFSNQQGQSPSPSNVQELAERTLRAYLNVRRGVEQLMSKYTVKACGYCSEVHVGPWGHNVKLCGAFKHQWRDGKHGWQDAVVDEVIPPNYVWHVPDPSGPPLRSSLRSFYGKAPAVVELCVQAGAEIPDEYRPMMRTDIVIPDSEEARMAA
- the LOC136496844 gene encoding APO protein 1, chloroplastic-like isoform X3; its protein translation is MLQASRRDKRLAQMHIEKPLEPPKNGLLVPELVPVAHEVLDNWKVLIRGLSQLLNVVTVYGCRKCPQVHVGPVGHQIQDCYGSGSQCRNSHHSWARGSINDVLIPIESYHLFDPFGRRVKHDTRFDYDRIPAIVELCIQAGVDLPQYPSRRRTAPVRMIGKKVIDRGEFVDEPKPHRSEDYVSLLAELDTFSNQQGQSPSPSNVQELAERTLRAYLNVRRGVEQLMSKYTVKACGYCSEVHVGPWGHNVKLCGAFKHQWRDGKHGWQDAVVDEVIPPNYVWHVPDPSGPPLRSSLRSFYGKAPAVVELCVQAGAEIPDEYRPMMRTDIVIPDSEEARMAA